From Micromonospora rifamycinica, a single genomic window includes:
- a CDS encoding lysophospholipid acyltransferase family protein, with protein MPLLYTIGKLTVGPTMRLAFRPVVEGLEHVPASGGAIFAGNHLSVADELLLATVVPRHLAFWAKSEYFTGTGPKGTLSRVVLTGLGAIPVERSGGRAALSAFDAAIPALRAGDLVAVYPEGTRSPDGRLYRGRTGTARLAVAAGVPVIPVGVTGTDKAQPIGTRIPRPGRGKIVIRFGKPLDFTGRSDDRTSLREMTDEMMAEIQKLTGQEYVPRYAPRRVEPTAGGTPA; from the coding sequence GTGCCGCTGCTCTACACCATCGGCAAACTCACCGTGGGCCCCACGATGCGGCTGGCCTTCCGCCCGGTCGTGGAGGGTCTGGAGCACGTCCCGGCGAGCGGCGGCGCGATCTTCGCGGGCAACCATCTCTCCGTCGCCGACGAGCTGCTGCTCGCCACCGTCGTCCCCCGGCACCTCGCCTTCTGGGCCAAGTCGGAGTACTTCACCGGCACCGGTCCGAAGGGCACCCTGTCCCGGGTCGTGCTCACCGGCCTGGGTGCCATCCCGGTCGAGCGGTCCGGTGGGCGGGCCGCGCTGTCGGCGTTCGACGCCGCCATCCCGGCACTGCGCGCCGGTGACCTGGTCGCCGTCTATCCTGAGGGAACCCGCTCGCCCGACGGGCGGCTCTACCGGGGACGGACCGGCACCGCCCGGTTGGCGGTGGCGGCCGGCGTGCCGGTGATCCCGGTGGGGGTGACCGGCACCGACAAGGCCCAGCCGATCGGCACCCGGATCCCCCGCCCCGGCCGGGGCAAGATCGTCATCCGGTTCGGCAAGCCGCTCGACTTCACCGGCCGCTCCGACGACCGCACCTCGCTGCGGGAGATGACCGACGAGATGATGGCCGAGATCCAGAAGCTCACCGGTCAGGAGTACGTCCCCCGGTACGCCCCCCGCCGGGTCGAGCCGACCGCGGGCGGGACGCCGGCCTGA